A region from the Desulfomarina profundi genome encodes:
- the serS gene encoding serine--tRNA ligase — protein MLELRFIRENIDLVKEKTVRRGMETTLLDKFILIDQQRLTLLGEVEGLKNKRNTTSAEIAVLKRGNDSDREKAEPLIDEMKKTSTRIKELDIELATIQEQLQEIVMAIPNLCDDAVPVGQNEEDNIELKKWGEKPVFSFSPKTHWELAEQLDIVDFETAAKLSGARFALLKGFASKLERALTNFMLDLHTERHGYKEVLPPFMVNSASMTATGQLPKFAEDLFKIKDWDLYLIPTAEVPVTNIHRDETLNEDDLPIKYTAYTPCFRSEAGSHGRDTRGLIRQHQFDKVELVKFTTPETSSDELESLLNDAETVLQMLGLHYRVVTLCTGDLGFSSTKTYDIEVWLPGQDCYREISSCSNFLDFQARRGGIRYRPNGQKKSRLVHTLNGSGLAVGRTLLAIMENYQQEDGTIALPEVLQPYFSPRFKHDPEG, from the coding sequence ATGCTCGAATTACGATTTATCCGCGAAAATATAGACCTTGTTAAAGAAAAAACCGTTCGAAGAGGAATGGAAACAACCCTTCTGGACAAATTCATTCTCATTGATCAACAGCGACTTACCCTCCTGGGAGAAGTGGAAGGACTGAAAAACAAGAGAAACACCACATCCGCTGAAATCGCTGTCCTCAAAAGGGGAAATGATTCCGACCGGGAAAAAGCAGAGCCACTTATTGACGAGATGAAAAAAACCAGTACCCGCATCAAGGAACTTGATATCGAACTGGCAACCATCCAGGAACAGTTGCAGGAAATCGTCATGGCAATACCCAACCTCTGTGATGACGCTGTTCCCGTCGGCCAGAATGAAGAAGATAATATCGAACTTAAAAAATGGGGAGAGAAACCGGTTTTTTCCTTTTCCCCAAAAACGCACTGGGAACTGGCAGAACAGTTGGACATTGTTGACTTTGAGACTGCAGCAAAACTGTCTGGTGCCCGATTTGCTCTTCTGAAAGGATTTGCTTCAAAGCTGGAACGGGCTCTGACAAACTTTATGCTGGACCTGCATACCGAACGCCATGGCTACAAGGAAGTTCTACCGCCGTTCATGGTAAACAGCGCTTCCATGACCGCGACAGGACAGCTGCCAAAATTTGCAGAGGACCTCTTCAAGATAAAGGACTGGGATCTCTATCTCATACCCACTGCTGAGGTTCCTGTTACCAATATTCACAGGGATGAAACCCTGAACGAAGATGACCTTCCCATTAAATATACCGCCTACACTCCCTGTTTCAGATCAGAAGCAGGGAGTCATGGAAGAGACACCAGGGGGCTCATCAGACAACATCAGTTTGACAAGGTGGAACTGGTAAAATTCACAACACCGGAAACCTCATCTGATGAACTGGAAAGCCTTCTCAATGATGCGGAAACAGTCCTTCAGATGCTTGGACTCCATTATCGCGTTGTCACACTCTGCACCGGTGATCTTGGTTTTTCTTCAACCAAAACATATGATATTGAAGTCTGGCTGCCCGGCCAGGACTGTTACAGGGAGATTTCCTCCTGCTCCAATTTTCTCGACTTTCAGGCACGCCGGGGCGGCATTCGGTATCGTCCCAACGGCCAGAAAAAAAGCAGACTGGTTCACACCCTGAACGGGTCAGGACTCGCCGTTGGCAGAACCCTTCTCGCCATTATGGAAAACTACCAGCAGGAGGATGGCACTATTGCCCTTCCGGAAGTCCTGCAACCCTATTTTTCGCCTCGTTTTAAACATGACCCGGAGGGATGA
- the tatC gene encoding twin-arginine translocase subunit TatC, giving the protein MAFHNSFIIFLSELRKSIRALAVTLFCCTVAIFFLSPELLHFVQAHLAEKLYFFSIAGPFLAHVKLALFAAVYCLMPWVMTLLWRAMGKPFGVAGGELFFFILFTCLLFYGGTLFCYFVTLPFGIQFLLGFGSEELKPVISIGRFVNFTTIFILAFGFIFELPIFMVFLAKVGVFTRKFYERNRRYALLIIAILAALLTPTPDVVNMLMMGGPLYLLYESGIVILMVLRVQ; this is encoded by the coding sequence ATGGCTTTTCATAATTCATTTATAATTTTCCTCTCCGAGTTACGAAAATCCATACGTGCTCTTGCGGTTACCCTTTTTTGCTGCACTGTGGCGATTTTTTTTCTTTCTCCTGAGCTGCTGCATTTTGTTCAGGCGCATCTGGCGGAAAAACTCTATTTTTTTTCAATAGCCGGCCCATTTCTCGCCCACGTAAAACTTGCTCTTTTCGCGGCGGTATATTGCCTTATGCCCTGGGTGATGACCCTGTTGTGGCGAGCCATGGGGAAGCCTTTCGGCGTTGCGGGTGGTGAGCTTTTTTTCTTTATCCTCTTTACCTGTCTGCTCTTTTATGGCGGCACATTGTTCTGCTATTTTGTGACCCTGCCCTTTGGTATTCAGTTTCTGCTTGGGTTTGGTTCAGAGGAGTTGAAGCCGGTTATTTCAATCGGCCGTTTTGTGAATTTCACAACGATCTTCATTCTCGCTTTCGGGTTTATCTTCGAGTTACCTATTTTTATGGTGTTTCTAGCCAAAGTTGGTGTATTTACACGAAAATTTTATGAAAGGAACAGGCGGTATGCCCTGCTGATTATTGCCATCCTGGCGGCTCTGCTGACACCGACCCCGGATGTAGTCAATATGCTTATGATGGGAGGACCTCTTTATTTGCTTTATGAGTCTGGTATAGTGATTTTGATGGTACTTCGTGTGCAGTAG
- a CDS encoding DUF523 domain-containing protein, giving the protein MTESRNNSKPELYLVSSCLTGLCTRYDGKTKQDMACLERLKGKIWIPICPEQLGGMPTPREAADICGGDGYDVLCGRARVRTKTGTDVTRQFIRGAEQVLAIARSQPVTAVLLKARSPSCSSTGVCGVTAALLSKHGFKLEEFG; this is encoded by the coding sequence ATGACTGAAAGCAGAAACAACTCAAAACCTGAACTCTATCTGGTCAGCAGTTGCCTGACGGGACTCTGTACACGCTATGACGGTAAGACAAAGCAGGATATGGCTTGTCTGGAAAGACTGAAGGGCAAAATCTGGATCCCCATCTGTCCGGAACAGCTCGGTGGTATGCCGACACCACGGGAAGCAGCGGATATCTGCGGTGGTGACGGTTACGACGTCCTCTGCGGCAGGGCGCGTGTCCGTACAAAAACCGGGACAGATGTTACCCGACAGTTCATCAGGGGAGCTGAACAGGTTCTGGCAATTGCCAGATCCCAGCCTGTTACGGCAGTCCTGCTGAAAGCCCGCAGTCCATCCTGCTCCTCCACAGGTGTCTGTGGTGTTACCGCTGCACTGCTGTCAAAACATGGCTTTAAGCTCGAAGAATTTGGATAA
- a CDS encoding FtsB family cell division protein, with protein sequence MLKKRKNRPSQRISPKQERLFYRIVAFLALIALLWIVFAPGSGLFGYYRSRAKLTRLQNDVSLLEKENSQLRTENDRLRNDPVYLEKIAREKYNLLKKNERVFDFSKGKPKTLEKK encoded by the coding sequence ATGTTGAAAAAGAGAAAAAACAGACCATCACAGAGGATTTCTCCAAAACAGGAGCGGCTGTTTTATAGAATAGTCGCTTTTCTGGCACTGATTGCCCTGTTGTGGATTGTTTTCGCACCCGGCTCCGGTTTATTCGGCTACTACAGGTCCCGGGCAAAATTGACTCGATTGCAGAATGATGTTTCTCTGCTTGAGAAGGAAAACAGTCAGCTCAGGACAGAAAACGATCGATTACGGAATGATCCGGTATATCTCGAAAAAATAGCCAGGGAAAAATATAATCTTCTGAAAAAAAATGAAAGGGTCTTTGACTTTTCAAAAGGAAAACCAAAGACCCTGGAAAAAAAATAA
- a CDS encoding FmdB family zinc ribbon protein yields MPIYEYRCNACNNLFEVLTTSSDSREDPVCTQCGSPDVRKTISASSYRLNKGSSIPAGALSGCSAKSGFS; encoded by the coding sequence ATGCCTATCTATGAATACAGATGTAATGCATGCAACAACCTGTTTGAAGTCCTGACCACTTCATCAGATTCCAGGGAAGATCCTGTCTGCACACAATGCGGAAGTCCGGATGTACGGAAAACAATTTCCGCCTCCAGTTACCGGCTCAACAAAGGGTCATCCATTCCGGCAGGAGCCCTTTCAGGGTGCTCAGCAAAATCAGGGTTTTCCTGA
- a CDS encoding helix-turn-helix domain-containing protein, with amino-acid sequence MIKEEFSIARKKLGKTQKQLAELLGMSLKTIHSYEQGWRTIPAHIERQIFFLLINQRGRKNSLTPCWEKKECDVKETCPAWEFQSGHLCWFLCGTKCDCTHDISQKEKIEICKQCDIFQALLE; translated from the coding sequence TTGATTAAAGAAGAATTCAGTATTGCCCGGAAAAAACTGGGAAAAACACAAAAACAACTGGCTGAACTCCTTGGCATGTCGCTTAAAACAATCCACAGCTATGAGCAGGGATGGCGTACCATACCTGCCCATATTGAGCGACAGATCTTTTTCCTGCTGATCAATCAACGGGGTAGAAAAAACAGCCTCACACCCTGTTGGGAAAAAAAGGAGTGTGACGTAAAAGAAACATGCCCTGCCTGGGAATTCCAGAGCGGCCATCTTTGCTGGTTCCTCTGTGGAACCAAATGTGACTGCACCCACGATATTTCCCAGAAGGAAAAAATTGAAATTTGTAAACAGTGTGATATTTTTCAAGCTCTTCTGGAATAA
- a CDS encoding uracil-DNA glycosylase, translating to MRMNDLPEFVKNIRSLLCYHRGIGIDSYPLKTEISLFLEIKPDQVNHGTAGMGKVSAAVIPGKDPDPEQEANRPAALNSLVELKNEIAICRSCDLCRDRIRSVPGQGTEKSRLMVVGDWLAAVDGDHLEAGLVFGVEQDRMLSRMFSAINVSFEDVYVTNVIKCAIPESCHPLATHVRCCLPFLRRQIDAVQPDILCIMGGVAAKAILDQTRSLSQLRGKFHEYRTERGLAVPVLVTYHPSFLLENPEMKKATWEDLQFLAKRLLGFQ from the coding sequence ATGCGTATGAATGATCTCCCCGAATTTGTAAAAAATATAAGGTCACTCCTCTGTTACCATCGAGGAATTGGTATTGATTCTTATCCATTGAAGACTGAAATATCGCTGTTTCTGGAGATAAAACCGGATCAGGTTAATCATGGAACTGCCGGCATGGGAAAGGTATCTGCGGCTGTGATACCTGGAAAGGATCCCGACCCCGAACAGGAAGCTAACAGACCGGCTGCCCTGAACTCTCTGGTTGAACTGAAAAATGAAATCGCAATATGTCGGAGTTGTGATCTGTGTCGGGATCGTATCCGTTCTGTTCCCGGTCAGGGAACGGAAAAGAGTCGGCTTATGGTTGTCGGGGACTGGCTGGCTGCTGTGGATGGCGACCATCTTGAGGCAGGTCTTGTCTTCGGTGTTGAACAGGACAGGATGCTCTCAAGAATGTTTTCAGCCATAAACGTGTCTTTTGAAGATGTGTATGTAACCAACGTCATCAAATGCGCCATTCCAGAAAGCTGTCACCCCCTTGCCACTCATGTTCGATGCTGTCTGCCGTTTTTAAGGCGCCAGATTGATGCAGTTCAGCCGGATATTCTCTGTATTATGGGCGGTGTGGCGGCCAAGGCGATACTTGATCAGACCCGATCCCTGTCACAGTTACGCGGAAAATTTCATGAATATAGAACAGAAAGGGGGCTTGCAGTCCCGGTCCTGGTCACCTATCATCCATCTTTTCTGCTGGAGAATCCTGAGATGAAGAAGGCAACCTGGGAAGATCTCCAGTTCTTGGCGAAAAGATTGCTCGGATTTCAATGA
- a CDS encoding PqqD family protein, which yields MKLFQSKKNAPPMDRTESLACTPCHLPDIDWKRMDNGVIRIEYPLNIKPFFLQIARRFQREQELQPTKKLELDELGATLWCMIDGKKNVKTLIEEFAETKRFSIQEAEQSVTAFLRELGRRGVIVLRKP from the coding sequence ATGAAACTGTTTCAATCTAAAAAAAACGCCCCACCCATGGACAGGACCGAATCACTGGCATGCACGCCCTGCCATCTGCCTGACATCGACTGGAAACGAATGGACAACGGTGTAATCAGAATTGAATATCCATTGAATATCAAACCCTTTTTTCTGCAAATTGCCCGCCGGTTCCAAAGGGAACAGGAACTGCAACCGACAAAAAAACTGGAGCTCGATGAACTGGGAGCCACCTTGTGGTGCATGATAGACGGGAAAAAAAACGTCAAAACACTTATTGAAGAATTTGCAGAAACAAAAAGATTTTCCATTCAGGAGGCGGAACAATCCGTCACCGCTTTCCTGCGTGAACTCGGTAGACGGGGAGTTATTGTTCTCAGGAAACCATAA